The region AGCGATTTTGAGAAGGTTTATAAGCTTACAAATACAGAGATTGAAGGCTTTAAAAACGCGGAAGGTGCATTCCAGATAAGAACAACTCCTTACTATGCAACTTTAGCCCACCCTTTGAATGCTGAAGATCCACTGAGATTGATTCAGACGCCAAGTTTTAAAGAACTAACTCCTGGATATCAACAAATGGTGGATCCCCTCGCTGAAGTTAAAAACTCTGTCACGTCAAGATTGCTTCATCGTTACCCTGATAGAGTTTTATTTTTGGTTACAGATTTCTGCACGGTTTATTGCAGATTCTGTACGCGCAAACGTTTTACAGGAAATAACAAAGCATTTTTGACAGATGAGGATTTCAATAAGTCTATCGAATACATAAAAGCTCACCCAGGAATCAGAGAGGTTATTCTTTCTGGCGGAGATCCACTCACGCTCTCCGATACGCAGCTTGAAAGAGTTTTGAGCGAAATCAGAAAAATTGAGCACGTGGAAATCATTCGCATTGGAACCAGAATGCCTGTAGTGAATCCTTATCGTGTGACTGAAGAACTGGTGAAGATGATGAGAAAGTATTCTCCAGTTTTTTTGATGACTCACTTCAATCATCCCAAAGAAATCACTCATGAAGCTGCTCAAAGTGTGAGTGCCTTTGTAGATCATGGAATTCCTGTGATGAATCAAATGGTGCTTCTCAATGGAATCAACAATCACCCTGCCATCATCCAAGCTGTATCCCGAAGAATGTTGTATCTGAGAGCCAAGCCCTACTACATGTTCCAGTGTGATCCTTCAGAGGGCACAGATCATTTGCGAACTTCAATTGAAGATTCTTTGGAAATTCAAAAAGAACTCTGGGGAAATCTCTCGGGCCTTGCGATGCCTAACTTAAGTGTGGATGTTCCAAATGGCGGAGGAAAAGTCGGGTACAGTCCTAACTTTGAAATCCAAAGATCTCTGGAGAAAAGAACCTACAAAGGTTTTGATGGAGTCGAGGCGGACTATATCAATCCTCCAGCCAATCAAATTCTAAAGCCACAAAATATCGATCAATATATTGCAGAGTGGGAACTTCTAAAGAACGCTAAGTCAGCACATTGATTTATAAAGTAGAAATTTATGCTACTTTTAATTTTATAGAGGGTTTAATTATACTTAAAAGTTTAACGAGCTTATCTATTGTAAATCTTTGATATCTGTAGTGTACAATTTCACTAACTCTTGCTTCTCCAATCCCTAATTTTATTGCTAACTTTCTTTGATTTATATTTTTTGCTATACAATAACGAACAAACTGTTCGCACAAGTCATATTTTATTCTATCTACTGGCGATGCATTGATTGGCAGTATTAAAGATGGGATCGTCTTCAAAAGATCTTTTTCAATTGCTTTCCATTCTTTGTCAGTAGGCCAGTCAGAAGGAGGAATTTGGGATACTTTTTTAGGCTTCATCATATTTTTTCCTATAGGCGTTCCTAATACCAATGTAGGATTTATTTGGTGGTATTACTAATATTAATCGGTACAATTTATAATCCTGCTCAATATCTAATTCATAATACTTAAAACCGTTATTGCCTTCCTTTTGGGGTAAGTGCAATGTCTCATGGATACAATTTAACAACATTAAAATCAGTTTATCATTTATTGATCCTTTATGCTTTTCCTCGTAATGAGGATCAATCCATGCTTCATTAAACTGAGTTTCATTAAAAATAATATCTATGTCGTAAATACGAAACAACTCCTACCACCTTATATTATATTTCCAAATTTGGAAAGCTTTTAGTATGCGTAACTTATTAATGCAAATTAAGGATCAAGCTTTAAATGCGTTTTATTAAATTAAAGTGCTGATTTTCAACCAGATTTCGGATGGTGGCCAAATTTCGGATTATTGAGAGAAGTCTTAATATGGACCATGGCCTTGTGCTTAAATGCAGGAATTAAAACTGGCCCTCCCGAGGCTGAAATTCTGGATATACTCTAGGCATAACACCTAGGAGTTTTCAAAAATGAAATATATTTTATTAAGTTTAATCTTTGTCAGTTTAATTAATATTCTTCCCGAAATTTCTTTTGCTCAAGGATATGACCTCAGTCATTTTAAAAATCGATTTGAATTAAAGGTCAATGAGACGGGTGAGAAGATCATCGTCGATAAAAGTTTATTGGAAGATCTAAGCATTGAAACCTACGTGAGAAGTTTGGCTACGTACTTAACTGCGGCTGATGCGGAACCCATTGATGTGCTCCCAACTTGTAAAGGTTATGAATACGAGAAGCCAGATCCTGAGCTTATGAAATCATTTTCAAAAGCGTTTGATTGGATGAAGAAATCAAACCTAGGAGCGATGCTTGTAGATCCTAAATTCTTAAAGTTCTTAAATGACGTGGATTTAGAAACTAAAAAAGTGATCAATGATCCACAGTTTGTTGTTGTGGCAAACCTAGATAACTCAACATACTTCTATAAAAAGGCTTTCATAAAGTATTTGAGTAATAAATTGCAAGATCTTGCCAAATCATACTTCAACTCGACAGTTTTCTTAAAGCCCGTAACATATGTTGCCGATGATTATGCCAATTTCATTGTGCATAAAAAAATGTACCACCAAAATATTCTTTCTTATTATCTAGAAACTATGAACCCAGAGGATTTGGGATTAACAGAGATAGAGAAGAAGAGAGCGCTGTCTTCGATTCTTGATTCTAGATTATCATTTGGATTTGGTGGATATTGGGAATCTAGAAAAATCAAAAATAACTTTGATGGACACGGATTCAATAAGCTTCAAGAAAGTGACAAGGGCGCCGAAAAACGTTGGTCTAAGCACGCAAATATTTTTGATGAAAGAATTTATAAAGTAAATTCTATTTTTAGTGGAGCTTTGTTCGGTGCAAATCCAATAATCATTAATTTGGGTTCAAAGAAAGAAAAAACAGATGATAAGCCATCATTGGCTTTTGATGAGAAATGCCCAGATTTTTTGTATGAAAGTCGAAGAAGATTTGAATTTGCCAGAGTAGCACTTGGAATGGTATCAATCCCTTATTCCGGACAATTGTTCTCATTGGTAAAATCAAAATACCAACCTCAAGCATTGAGCGAAGGTATGTATTATGGATATTTGGAATCTACGAATCAATATGACAAAAAAGAAGCGGTTCTTAAGCAATCAATGAACCCACTGTTGAAATAGTTTAGTGGGCGATATCCGGTGGCGCAAAATACTTTGTTATTCTGCGCCTTCCGATGACAAAAATTAAAAGAGCTACAGTCGAAGAAGTAGCAAAGATCACAGTCAGTGGAATCATATCGTCGCTACTTAAAAATCCTACACATG is a window of Bdellovibrionota bacterium DNA encoding:
- a CDS encoding KamA family radical SAM protein, producing SPKATKHLLGELMKFQFEKTLPRGPYESIPMEKWQSWTWQASHALKNLSDFEKVYKLTNTEIEGFKNAEGAFQIRTTPYYATLAHPLNAEDPLRLIQTPSFKELTPGYQQMVDPLAEVKNSVTSRLLHRYPDRVLFLVTDFCTVYCRFCTRKRFTGNNKAFLTDEDFNKSIEYIKAHPGIREVILSGGDPLTLSDTQLERVLSEIRKIEHVEIIRIGTRMPVVNPYRVTEELVKMMRKYSPVFLMTHFNHPKEITHEAAQSVSAFVDHGIPVMNQMVLLNGINNHPAIIQAVSRRMLYLRAKPYYMFQCDPSEGTDHLRTSIEDSLEIQKELWGNLSGLAMPNLSVDVPNGGGKVGYSPNFEIQRSLEKRTYKGFDGVEADYINPPANQILKPQNIDQYIAEWELLKNAKSAH
- a CDS encoding XRE family transcriptional regulator produces the protein MMKPKKVSQIPPSDWPTDKEWKAIEKDLLKTIPSLILPINASPVDRIKYDLCEQFVRYCIAKNINQRKLAIKLGIGEARVSEIVHYRYQRFTIDKLVKLLSIIKPSIKLKVA